The Corylus avellana chromosome ca8, CavTom2PMs-1.0 genome has a segment encoding these proteins:
- the LOC132190734 gene encoding uncharacterized protein LOC132190734: MASSEQNFCWTQTTAASEPSQPTPVRAQRGRNREKERLREGENGEREKWREEEKRKKQKVLASEPSQPTPVRAQRGRGREKQREREKMARGRNGGKRRKRRKQKVLADSGERSLRKALTSDKLPPADALVRVSHGSSNNETCTSWWSEWDNEFPASVLKSAENEIPENTKQNKTMRKQGGIKKAPIPGFQKPISLREESIGRKQTKGGSNNSKSMLKVEHLQKLAAWASGEAAILSLGATFGHRLATVTEAMGVPPDPSLFSCERCETILQPGFNCTVRIEKNRAKARRKRKKTNNFTQNNMVYKCHFCSHWNLKRGTPKEICPSKAKTSSKSETAKPKLQKCASLEKSSRSKDDISKTDEIASPAFAGEIPATDSPATPLVRSGTNLLDAKRGKRNRSISKKPAGTERNSTPTDVEKAASTSNKRRKKSWTSLREIADSAEHDSSPKITNLTIPFCL; this comes from the exons ATGGCGTCTTCTGAGCAAAACTTCTGCTGGACCCAAACCACCGCCGCTTCCGAACCCAGTCAACCAACACCGGTGAGAGCTCAAAGAgggagaaacagagagaaagagcgTCTGAGAGAGGGAGAAAATGGCGAGAGGGAGAAATGGAGGGAAGAGGAGAaaaggaagaaacaaaaagttttGGCTTCTGAACCCAGTCAACCAACACCGGTGAGAGCTcaaagagggagagggagggagaaacagagagagagggagaaaatgGCGAGAGGGAGAAATGGAGGgaagaggagaaaaaggagaaaacaaaaagtcTTGGCTGACAGTGGAGAGAGAAG CTTAAGAAAAGCACTTACTTCAGACAAATTGCCTCCTGCTGATGCATTGGTCAGGGTCTCCCATGGGTCTTCGAACAATGAAACATGTACTAGTTGGTGGTCTGAATGGGATAATGAATTTCCAG CTTCTGTTTTGAAGAGTGCTGAAAACGAAATTCCTGagaatacaaaacaaaacaaaacaatgagaAAGCAAGGAGGGATTAAGAAAGCACCAATACCTGGGTTTCAGAAACCAATCTCGCTGAGAGAAGAATCCATCGGGAGAAAACAAACCAAAGGCGGCTCCAACAATTCCAAGTCCATGCTAAAAGTTGAGCACTTGCAGAAGCTAGCAGCTTGGGCGAGTGGGGAGGCTGCTATTCTTTCTTTGGGTGCCACTTTTGGGCACCGTTTGGCTACTGTAACAGAGGCCATGGGGGTACCGCCCGACCCTTCTCTGTTTTCATGCGAAAG ATGTGAAACAATTCTTCAGCCCGGCTTCAACTGTACTGTCCGAATTGAAAAGAATAGGGCAAAGGCAAGGcgtaaaaggaagaaaactaATAATTTCACCCAGAACAATATGGTATACAAATGCCACTTCTGTTCACATTGGAATCTGAAGAGAGGGACCCCGAAAGAGATATGTCCCTCAAAGGCCAAAACATCTTCAAAATCAGAAACTGCAAAACCGAAGCTTCAGAAATGTGCTAGCTTGGAGAAGAGCTCCAGAAGCAAAGATGATATCAGTAAAACAGATGAGATAGCTTCACCAGCTTTTGCTGGGGAGATTCCTGCAACAGATAGTCCTGCAACTCCATTGGTGAGAAGTGGCACTAATTTGCTGGATGCGAAGAGGGGAAAGAGAAACCGATCAATATCCAAGAAACCAGCTGGAACTGAAAGGAATTCTACCCCAACAGATGTGGAAAAAGCTGCAAGCACGTCAAATAAACGAAGAAAAAAATCTTGGACTAGTTTGAGGGAAATTGCTGACAGTGCCGAGCATGATAGCAGCCCGAAGATCACTAATTTGACAATCCCATTTTGTTTATAA